One region of Algihabitans albus genomic DNA includes:
- a CDS encoding DUF3363 domain-containing protein: MAQDHDSIRIRPGRVRDRGVSRPVRHHPATFMGEVHQAIRRAGGDPNRLPGRGKRSGRFNASGRGAKVAAGLKGRNGWSRSLTGERTRSRRVAVKARIVKLNPQRGGRRGRQFVSAKAVDAHLRYLERDGMTRDDEKGQVYSAGRDVEDGRAFLERGREDRHQFRFIVSAEDGVELSDLRETTRDLMQQMEADLDTKLDWIAVDHHNTGHPHTHVLLRGVTDQGKALNIAGDYIAHGIRERASEIVTRELGRQAEQEVSQQLQSEVHAERFTRLDRMLIAEQEARSEFADLRPDKDMRVLFRKNRALLIDRARHLERMGLATEVTPGRWTIAPEAEGTLRELGTRNDIIKTMQRALNEAGLAEPRRGARYVMHGAELAEPVTGRVLSKGLGSDELGERLHLVIDGVDGRIHHMEVGASRTEEIGRGVIVEATPPPRTPRAADRNILAVTGADGVYSPSEHLEVARVQAKDLRTDPEMFVKAHVRRLEALRRAGIVERIHAEHWTIPADLPERGLAHDLKRDGRDARLKLLSPIPLSQQVTHDGATWLDRELTARRPLSVAAHGFGREVNDALDRRAQRLVDMGYATAKDGYINIPHKTVAVLERQEVERIGKARAAERGRVWEPAQTGNYVAGTLVGSTQLASGRFAMIDDGLGFSLVPWSQPLEKQLGKHITGIAMSSGGVDWDFGRQRGLGL, encoded by the coding sequence ATGGCACAGGACCACGACAGCATTCGCATCCGTCCCGGTAGGGTCCGCGATCGGGGCGTGTCGCGCCCGGTGCGCCACCACCCGGCGACCTTTATGGGCGAGGTGCATCAGGCGATCCGCCGGGCGGGCGGCGATCCGAACCGATTGCCCGGAAGGGGGAAGCGCAGCGGCCGGTTCAATGCGAGCGGCCGGGGCGCGAAGGTCGCGGCGGGTTTGAAGGGCCGGAACGGTTGGAGCCGGAGCCTCACCGGCGAGCGCACAAGGTCGCGCCGCGTGGCGGTGAAGGCTCGGATCGTGAAGCTCAACCCGCAGCGCGGCGGCCGGCGCGGAAGACAGTTCGTCAGCGCCAAGGCAGTGGACGCGCATCTGCGCTATCTGGAGCGCGATGGCATGACCCGCGACGACGAGAAGGGCCAGGTCTACTCCGCCGGGCGCGATGTCGAGGACGGCCGCGCCTTCCTGGAACGGGGTCGCGAGGACCGACACCAGTTCCGCTTCATCGTGTCAGCCGAGGACGGCGTCGAACTGTCCGACCTGCGCGAGACCACTCGTGATCTGATGCAGCAGATGGAAGCCGATCTCGACACCAAGCTCGACTGGATCGCGGTCGATCACCACAACACCGGTCATCCGCATACCCATGTCCTGCTGCGCGGCGTCACCGATCAGGGCAAGGCGCTCAACATCGCCGGCGACTATATCGCCCACGGCATCCGCGAGCGGGCGAGCGAGATCGTCACGCGGGAGCTGGGCCGTCAGGCTGAGCAGGAGGTATCGCAGCAGCTTCAGAGCGAAGTTCATGCCGAGCGCTTCACCCGGCTCGACCGGATGCTGATCGCCGAGCAGGAGGCGCGCAGCGAGTTCGCCGATCTGCGGCCCGACAAGGACATGCGCGTCCTATTCCGGAAGAACCGGGCGCTGCTCATCGACCGGGCGCGCCATCTGGAGCGCATGGGTTTAGCGACCGAAGTGACGCCGGGCCGGTGGACGATCGCCCCGGAGGCTGAGGGCACCCTGCGGGAACTCGGCACGCGCAATGACATCATCAAGACCATGCAAAGGGCGTTGAACGAGGCCGGCCTTGCCGAACCGCGGCGTGGCGCACGCTATGTGATGCATGGCGCGGAACTGGCCGAGCCGGTGACCGGGCGCGTCCTGTCGAAGGGCCTCGGCAGCGATGAGCTGGGCGAGCGCCTGCATCTCGTCATCGACGGCGTCGATGGCCGTATCCACCACATGGAGGTGGGTGCGTCTCGTACCGAGGAGATCGGGCGCGGCGTGATCGTCGAAGCCACGCCGCCCCCGCGCACGCCCCGCGCCGCCGATCGCAACATCCTGGCCGTCACCGGCGCCGATGGCGTCTACAGCCCGTCGGAGCATCTTGAGGTGGCGCGCGTCCAGGCGAAGGACCTTCGCACTGATCCCGAGATGTTCGTCAAAGCCCATGTCCGGCGACTGGAGGCGCTGCGGCGCGCTGGGATCGTCGAGCGCATCCACGCCGAACACTGGACCATTCCCGCCGACCTGCCTGAGCGCGGTCTCGCCCATGATCTCAAGCGCGACGGCCGCGATGCCCGCCTCAAGCTCCTCTCACCCATTCCGCTCAGCCAGCAGGTCACGCATGACGGCGCGACCTGGCTCGATCGCGAGCTGACGGCACGCCGGCCTCTCTCGGTCGCGGCACATGGGTTTGGCCGGGAGGTCAATGATGCACTCGACCGGCGCGCTCAGCGTCTCGTCGATATGGGTTACGCCACAGCGAAGGATGGCTACATCAACATTCCGCACAAAACCGTCGCGGTGCTGGAACGCCAGGAGGTCGAGCGCATCGGAAAGGCGCGCGCCGCCGAGCGCGGGCGCGTATGGGAGCCTGCGCAGACCGGCAACTATGTCGCGGGCACGCTGGTCGGCTCGACCCAACTCGCCAGTGGGCGCTTCGCCATGATCGACGACGGGCTCGGGTTCAGCCTCGTGCCCTGGAGCCAGCCACTAGAGAAGCAGCTCGGCAAGCATATCACCGGCATCGCCATGTCCAGCGGCGGGGTGGATTGGGACTTCGGACGACAGCGGGGACTGGGGCTTTGA
- a CDS encoding LysR substrate-binding domain-containing protein, with protein sequence MELSRLRYFLAAADELSFRRAADVVGVNQSAVSRQIAALEDELGVTLFERRSTGARLTEVGRVFLADARRIVADVDRARETIAAVAFGTEGRLRLAICEDATTPTFAAIIAAHRERCPAVTLDLFEIPNAMQPAALRRGEIDAGLLLPPVRRDGIQLDELWREDWLVAMPSDHRFVDMETVSIGDLAGENFITAHPEFGPGCHAQSQDIFVAAGIQPRIVARAFRRLTMAMLVQSGAGVTLVPGAFSGVAMDGIMTRPLSSEGHRMCVAAAYPEGDMQGIVAQFLRTASAAVTTFQAQ encoded by the coding sequence TTGGAACTGAGCCGCCTTCGCTATTTTCTGGCAGCGGCCGATGAGCTGAGTTTTCGCCGCGCGGCCGATGTTGTCGGCGTCAATCAGTCGGCGGTGTCGCGTCAGATTGCGGCCCTGGAAGACGAACTCGGCGTCACGCTCTTCGAACGCAGAAGCACGGGCGCGCGCCTGACAGAAGTCGGGCGCGTGTTTCTCGCGGACGCGCGGAGGATCGTCGCGGATGTTGACCGGGCGCGCGAAACAATTGCGGCGGTGGCGTTCGGCACTGAAGGCCGATTGCGGCTGGCAATCTGCGAAGATGCCACGACACCGACATTCGCGGCGATCATTGCCGCTCACCGGGAACGCTGCCCAGCTGTCACATTAGACCTGTTCGAGATACCGAACGCTATGCAGCCGGCGGCACTTCGGCGTGGCGAAATCGATGCCGGTCTCTTGCTGCCGCCAGTGCGTCGGGATGGAATTCAGCTTGATGAACTGTGGCGTGAGGACTGGTTGGTCGCCATGCCGAGCGATCACCGCTTCGTGGACATGGAAACCGTCTCCATAGGCGATTTGGCGGGCGAGAATTTCATCACCGCGCATCCCGAGTTTGGCCCCGGCTGCCATGCCCAGAGTCAGGATATTTTCGTCGCGGCGGGCATTCAGCCGCGCATTGTTGCCCGAGCGTTTCGCAGGCTGACGATGGCGATGCTGGTGCAATCCGGGGCGGGCGTGACGCTGGTTCCGGGTGCGTTTTCTGGCGTTGCAATGGACGGTATCATGACACGCCCACTGTCGTCCGAAGGGCATCGAATGTGCGTCGCGGCGGCATATCCTGAGGGCGATATGCAAGGCATCGTAGCGCAGTTTCTGCGCACCGCGAGCGCGGCTGTTACCACTTTTCAAGCGCAGTAA
- a CDS encoding MFS transporter — translation MTLIDRRTAMLIAICIASFLEPLATTVVVVALPAIQQATDATFADLQWIVNAYVLTFAALVLTGGALADRFGRKLVFQLGLLAFLAGSIMCGLANIPIALSIGRGIAGLGSAFMLSAGLALIVQDFHGRERVRAFAIWGVIVCAGAVFGPLIGGLITDAFGWRWIFLSMVPVCLPLLLLTHWSTPESRDPLSQKLDWLGLGSFTAMFFVLMYVLIEGNALGWTSPIVLALLAATVVLTVIFITGQLRQSRPMFDLSLFTDRTFTGASIVAVVIAAAFFTLIVYLPLYFQGVVNYGPTEAGLALLPLGVPLLLMGPVSGRLAAVVSPKLFLPLGLLIIASGAACIALMPQFGIGAVYAGMFIAGIGAGLINGELSNVAISVVEPERSGMASGINNTMRQFGYGIGIAGLGALFGGMVVSALADQGRDFAERVASGDIEAAVAGLSNADAARIAADTAFINAFSTICFVAAGIAAVGAVLAFALIRKDRPTEIQPSIALADRNG, via the coding sequence ATGACTCTGATCGACCGCCGGACAGCTATGCTGATCGCAATCTGCATAGCGAGTTTTCTCGAACCCTTGGCAACCACCGTAGTCGTGGTTGCGCTTCCCGCAATTCAGCAAGCGACAGATGCTACTTTTGCCGACCTGCAATGGATCGTGAACGCGTATGTTCTGACCTTCGCCGCCTTGGTGCTGACCGGCGGCGCTCTGGCAGATCGTTTTGGCCGCAAATTGGTGTTCCAGCTTGGCCTTCTGGCCTTCCTTGCCGGCTCGATCATGTGCGGACTCGCCAATATCCCGATTGCACTCAGCATCGGGCGGGGTATCGCCGGGCTCGGATCGGCATTCATGCTCAGCGCCGGTCTCGCGCTCATCGTTCAGGATTTCCATGGTCGCGAGCGCGTCCGAGCCTTCGCAATCTGGGGTGTGATTGTATGTGCCGGAGCAGTCTTCGGTCCCTTGATCGGCGGGTTGATCACCGATGCTTTTGGCTGGCGATGGATATTTCTCTCCATGGTGCCGGTATGCTTGCCGCTGCTTCTGCTGACGCATTGGAGCACTCCGGAATCGCGCGATCCGCTGTCGCAGAAACTGGACTGGCTCGGCCTCGGCAGCTTTACGGCGATGTTCTTCGTGCTGATGTACGTCCTGATCGAAGGCAACGCACTTGGCTGGACCAGTCCCATCGTCCTCGCTTTGCTTGCGGCCACCGTTGTGCTGACAGTAATCTTCATTACTGGGCAGCTACGTCAGTCGCGGCCGATGTTTGATCTGTCGCTCTTCACGGACAGGACCTTCACTGGCGCGTCGATCGTGGCGGTGGTCATTGCCGCCGCGTTCTTTACGCTGATCGTCTATTTGCCGCTCTACTTTCAGGGTGTGGTGAATTACGGACCCACGGAGGCGGGCCTGGCTCTGCTGCCGCTCGGCGTACCGCTTCTGCTGATGGGACCGGTCAGTGGTCGTCTTGCCGCAGTCGTATCCCCAAAGCTTTTCCTCCCGCTCGGCCTCCTCATCATTGCAAGCGGGGCAGCCTGCATCGCTTTGATGCCTCAGTTCGGAATAGGTGCGGTTTATGCCGGTATGTTCATCGCCGGAATCGGCGCTGGACTTATCAATGGGGAGCTTTCCAACGTCGCGATCAGTGTCGTTGAGCCGGAGCGCAGCGGCATGGCGTCGGGCATCAACAACACTATGCGCCAGTTCGGTTACGGGATCGGAATCGCTGGTTTGGGCGCGCTATTCGGCGGGATGGTTGTCTCCGCGCTGGCTGACCAAGGACGCGATTTTGCAGAACGGGTGGCTTCCGGCGATATCGAGGCTGCAGTGGCTGGACTATCGAATGCCGACGCCGCACGGATCGCAGCCGACACCGCGTTCATAAATGCGTTCAGCACGATTTGCTTCGTTGCGGCCGGCATCGCCGCAGTTGGAGCGGTGTTGGCGTTTGCGCTCATTCGCAAGGATCGGCCTACTGAAATACAGCCTTCGATCGCTCTAGCGGACAGAAATGGTTGA